One window from the genome of Breoghania sp. L-A4 encodes:
- a CDS encoding amino acid ABC transporter substrate-binding protein, whose protein sequence is MTTMTNKLFYGLVASAFLAMPAQAADPIKIGASLPLTGNFSVSGQKHKEGYELCVDEINAKGGILDRQIELIISDNRSDTETAINQAERLINVTKADVIFGTFSSKLTFPISSVLEKYGMVHPVPAGGALRIWAQGLKHAFYFQQNAAEYVGATLTNVIGDLVPAGQMPKKAALVHADDFFANAIAAGFLGEQVKSPGSGELVADLAPGYLKDAGIEVAYTETWPEEGFSDWLNLANSIKRSGADLVVGLTASAEEAVQLTRALKTVQADIKLLYLSQGTQTEFHEGVGDAAEGIMMHSSWHEAVPFLGSLNGEVYSNQQFLDAFKAKYGKVADEDSAIPFAVCQGMEQAIRATGTTDNAKLSEWLHARTKDEPVRTVLGPFAWDERGLPIDRPFIMAQWQDGNLNFIYPKGNSRASPRSSIRNPNGNPGHPGVMQRHGRLARPPR, encoded by the coding sequence ATGACAACCATGACGAACAAGCTTTTCTACGGCCTTGTCGCCTCGGCATTTCTGGCCATGCCGGCGCAGGCTGCCGACCCGATCAAGATCGGCGCTTCGCTGCCGCTCACCGGCAACTTCTCGGTCTCGGGCCAGAAGCACAAGGAAGGCTATGAGCTCTGCGTCGACGAGATCAACGCCAAGGGCGGCATTCTCGACCGCCAGATCGAGCTGATCATCTCCGACAACCGCTCCGACACGGAAACCGCGATCAACCAGGCCGAGCGGCTGATCAACGTCACCAAGGCGGACGTGATCTTCGGTACGTTCTCGTCCAAGCTGACCTTTCCGATTTCCTCGGTTCTGGAAAAATACGGCATGGTGCATCCGGTCCCCGCAGGCGGCGCGCTGCGCATCTGGGCGCAGGGCCTGAAGCACGCCTTCTATTTCCAGCAGAACGCCGCTGAGTATGTCGGCGCGACGCTGACCAACGTGATCGGGGATCTCGTTCCCGCCGGCCAGATGCCCAAGAAGGCGGCCCTGGTGCATGCGGACGACTTCTTCGCCAACGCCATCGCCGCGGGCTTCCTCGGCGAGCAGGTCAAGAGCCCCGGTTCGGGCGAACTCGTCGCCGATCTGGCGCCGGGCTACCTGAAGGACGCCGGCATCGAGGTCGCCTACACCGAGACATGGCCCGAAGAAGGCTTCTCGGACTGGCTGAACCTCGCCAACTCGATCAAGCGCTCCGGCGCGGATCTGGTGGTCGGCCTCACCGCATCGGCGGAGGAAGCCGTGCAGCTCACGCGCGCGCTGAAGACCGTCCAGGCGGACATCAAGCTGCTGTATCTCAGCCAGGGCACCCAGACGGAATTCCATGAGGGCGTCGGCGACGCTGCCGAAGGCATCATGATGCACTCGTCATGGCACGAGGCCGTGCCGTTCTTGGGCTCGCTCAACGGCGAGGTCTACTCCAACCAGCAGTTCCTGGACGCCTTCAAGGCGAAATACGGCAAGGTCGCGGATGAAGACTCCGCCATCCCCTTCGCCGTGTGCCAGGGCATGGAGCAGGCGATCCGGGCCACCGGCACCACCGACAACGCCAAGTTGAGCGAGTGGCTGCACGCCCGCACCAAGGACGAACCGGTGCGCACGGTTCTCGGGCCGTTTGCCTGGGACGAGCGCGGCCTGCCGATCGACCGGCCCTTCATCATGGCCCAGTGGCAGGACGGCAACCTGAACTTCATCTACCCGAAGGGGAATTCGAGGGCGTCTCCGAGATCGTCCATCCGAAACCCCAATGGTAACCCGGGTCATCCGGGCGTGATGCAGCGGCACGGGCGCCTCGCGCGCCCGCCGCGGTGA
- a CDS encoding indolepyruvate ferredoxin oxidoreductase subunit alpha, protein MERSFDSEIELLRLGEGESFRGEGILAITKGLLQSGVAYVGGYQGAPVSHLLDVLVSATPYMNEMGVHVESCANEAAAAAMLAASINYPVRGAVTWKSIVGTNVASDALSNLASAGVKGGALIVIGEDYGEGASVIQERTYAFAMKSTIALVDPRPNLTSMVDAVETAFALSEASNMPVMMQLRIRACHVQGSFVARDNKRSEFGTHNKIADPAHFEYKRLAHPPVTFAQESLKVTDRIPAAQDFVRDNKLNEQWPGRKTSRIGLIIQGGLYNTVQRQLHELGLADEHGNADIDILCLNVTFPMVPDEIVDFSKGKDHLLVMEEGNPAFMEQQMLRWLVDAGYAGKLHGKNYLPMAGEYTGEVLAECLGRFFTELGAPELDVDSARTRAERMDYVTRTARAVSDIQLPPRPPGFCTGCPERPVFGAIKLAEKTIGKVHVAADIGCHAFGTFAPFNQGNSILGYGMSLASNAAVEAMQQRHTLAIMGDGGFWHNGIQTGVTSNLYNRGDGVLLIMQNGYSSATGQQFLPSSHKDSAVFGTDSDIKRSLETLGVKWIRTVRTYSVETMVKTLKDAFTTAEKGLKVIIADGECMLARQRRERGEKAKAMKEGRRVEQAKFGVDEEVCTGDHSCIRLSGCPTLTVIPNPDPLRSDPIAHVQQDCVACGLCGEMAHAAVLCPSFYRASRIYNAGPFERLLYKVRSKVIGALAEAA, encoded by the coding sequence ATGGAACGGAGTTTCGACAGCGAAATCGAGCTGTTGCGCTTGGGCGAAGGAGAGAGTTTCCGCGGCGAGGGCATTCTGGCCATCACCAAGGGGCTGCTGCAGTCCGGCGTCGCCTATGTCGGCGGCTATCAGGGCGCGCCGGTCTCCCACCTGCTCGACGTGCTGGTGTCCGCCACGCCCTACATGAACGAAATGGGCGTTCATGTGGAAAGCTGCGCCAACGAGGCCGCCGCCGCCGCCATGCTTGCGGCCTCCATCAACTATCCGGTGCGCGGCGCCGTCACCTGGAAATCCATCGTCGGCACCAACGTCGCCTCCGACGCGCTGTCCAATCTGGCCTCGGCCGGCGTCAAGGGCGGCGCGCTGATCGTCATCGGCGAGGATTACGGCGAAGGCGCCTCGGTCATCCAGGAACGCACCTACGCGTTCGCCATGAAATCGACCATCGCGCTGGTGGACCCGCGCCCCAATCTCACCTCGATGGTGGACGCGGTGGAGACGGCGTTCGCGCTGTCGGAAGCCTCCAACATGCCGGTGATGATGCAGTTGCGCATCCGCGCCTGTCACGTGCAGGGCTCCTTCGTCGCCCGCGACAACAAGCGGTCGGAGTTCGGCACCCACAACAAGATCGCCGATCCCGCGCACTTCGAATACAAGCGGCTCGCCCACCCGCCGGTGACGTTCGCCCAGGAGTCGCTGAAGGTCACCGACCGCATTCCCGCTGCGCAGGACTTCGTGCGCGACAACAAGCTCAACGAGCAATGGCCCGGCCGCAAGACGAGCCGCATCGGCCTGATCATCCAGGGCGGTCTCTACAACACCGTTCAGCGGCAACTGCACGAACTCGGCCTGGCGGACGAGCACGGCAACGCCGACATCGACATCCTCTGCCTCAATGTCACCTTCCCGATGGTGCCCGACGAGATCGTCGACTTCTCGAAAGGCAAGGACCACCTGCTGGTGATGGAGGAAGGCAACCCCGCCTTCATGGAACAGCAGATGCTGCGCTGGCTGGTGGATGCCGGCTACGCCGGCAAGCTGCACGGCAAGAACTATCTGCCGATGGCCGGCGAATACACCGGCGAGGTTCTGGCGGAATGCCTGGGCCGCTTCTTCACCGAGCTCGGCGCGCCCGAGCTGGACGTGGATTCCGCCCGGACGCGGGCCGAGCGGATGGACTACGTGACGCGGACCGCGCGCGCGGTCTCCGACATTCAGCTTCCCCCGCGCCCGCCCGGCTTCTGCACCGGCTGCCCGGAACGGCCGGTTTTCGGCGCCATCAAGCTTGCGGAAAAGACCATCGGCAAGGTGCATGTGGCCGCCGATATCGGCTGCCACGCATTTGGCACCTTCGCGCCGTTCAACCAGGGCAATTCGATCCTCGGATACGGCATGTCGCTGGCCTCGAACGCCGCCGTGGAAGCGATGCAGCAGCGCCACACGCTGGCGATCATGGGCGACGGCGGCTTCTGGCACAACGGCATCCAGACCGGCGTCACCTCCAACCTCTACAATCGCGGCGACGGCGTCCTGCTGATCATGCAGAACGGCTATTCCTCGGCCACCGGGCAGCAGTTCCTGCCCTCCAGCCACAAGGACAGCGCGGTCTTCGGCACCGACTCCGACATCAAGCGCTCGCTGGAGACGCTGGGTGTCAAATGGATCCGTACCGTGCGCACCTATTCGGTGGAGACCATGGTCAAGACGCTGAAGGATGCCTTCACCACGGCGGAGAAGGGTCTCAAGGTCATCATCGCGGACGGTGAATGCATGCTGGCGCGCCAGCGGCGCGAGCGCGGCGAAAAGGCCAAGGCGATGAAGGAAGGCCGTCGCGTCGAGCAGGCCAAGTTCGGCGTCGACGAGGAGGTCTGTACCGGCGATCACTCCTGCATCCGCCTGTCCGGCTGCCCGACGCTGACCGTGATCCCCAACCCCGACCCGCTGCGCTCCGACCCGATCGCCCATGTGCAGCAGGATTGCGTCGCCTGCGGCCTGTGCGGCGAGATGGCCCATGCCGCCGTTCTCTGCCCCTCGTTCTACCGCGCATCGCGCATCTACAACGCCGGTCCCTTCGAGCGCCTTCTCTACAAGGTGCGCTCCAAGGTCATCGGCGCGCTGGCGGAGGCTGCCTGA
- a CDS encoding branched-chain amino acid ABC transporter permease — MTELIQILILGLALGGVYALMASGLTLIFGVMRIVNLAHPIMIIGGAYVSYWLFKLYGLDPIVSMPISAIVMFCVGIIVYKLIFEKEAASAKYSEMTVLLTFAVALCFDGALGFLFSNTQRITSPSYATDAIFIGELFIPTGQLYAGIVSIAVISALLAFLRYTRFGYAIRATTQNREAAELMGVNVGFVSLITFGIGIGLAGAAGALVSFIFSFFPAKHWEWIAILMSLVVLGGMGKLAGAVVGALVLAVIAAFVGTYAGATWSTLTFFLALFLILLIRPQGLFGDRIEEA, encoded by the coding sequence ATGACCGAGCTGATTCAAATTCTCATTCTCGGGCTGGCGCTGGGCGGCGTTTACGCCCTGATGGCCTCGGGCCTGACGCTGATCTTCGGCGTCATGCGCATCGTCAACCTGGCCCATCCCATCATGATCATCGGCGGCGCCTACGTCAGCTACTGGCTGTTCAAGCTCTACGGGCTGGATCCGATCGTCTCGATGCCGATCTCGGCCATCGTGATGTTCTGCGTCGGCATCATCGTCTACAAGCTGATCTTCGAGAAGGAAGCCGCCAGCGCCAAATATTCGGAAATGACGGTGCTGCTGACCTTCGCCGTGGCGCTGTGCTTTGACGGCGCGCTGGGCTTTTTGTTCTCCAACACCCAGCGCATCACTTCGCCGTCCTACGCCACCGACGCGATCTTCATCGGCGAGCTGTTCATTCCCACCGGCCAGCTCTACGCCGGCATCGTCTCCATCGCCGTGATCTCCGCGCTGCTGGCCTTCCTGCGCTACACCCGCTTCGGCTACGCCATTCGCGCCACCACGCAAAACCGCGAGGCGGCGGAGCTGATGGGCGTCAACGTCGGCTTCGTGTCGCTGATCACCTTCGGCATCGGCATCGGGCTGGCGGGGGCGGCCGGAGCGCTGGTCTCCTTCATCTTCTCGTTCTTCCCCGCCAAGCATTGGGAATGGATCGCCATCCTGATGTCGCTGGTGGTGCTGGGCGGCATGGGCAAGCTCGCCGGCGCCGTCGTCGGCGCGCTGGTGCTCGCCGTCATCGCCGCCTTCGTGGGCACCTACGCGGGCGCAACGTGGTCGACCCTGACCTTCTTCCTCGCCCTGTTCCTGATCCTGCTGATCCGCCCGCAGGGCCTGTTCGGCGACCGCATCGAGGAGGCTTGA
- a CDS encoding DUF6537 domain-containing protein, with amino-acid sequence MKVRTMTISGFLRIWLLAKLKPWRPRTMRFAEEREAIDDWLALVCSARVVSHDFAMQTADLARIVKGYGDTYRRGQKSYKTLVDDLVQPVLRSPTGVEDPAAQLKGAIAGVLASIG; translated from the coding sequence ATGAAGGTGCGCACGATGACCATCTCCGGCTTCCTGCGCATCTGGCTGCTCGCCAAGCTCAAGCCGTGGCGACCGCGCACGATGCGTTTCGCCGAGGAACGCGAGGCGATTGACGACTGGCTGGCGCTTGTGTGCTCGGCGCGTGTGGTGAGCCATGACTTCGCCATGCAGACGGCGGATCTCGCGCGCATCGTCAAGGGCTACGGCGACACCTACCGGCGCGGCCAGAAAAGCTACAAGACGCTGGTGGACGATCTGGTTCAGCCGGTGCTGCGCTCGCCCACCGGAGTGGAAGATCCCGCCGCCCAGTTGAAGGGTGCGATCGCGGGTGTGCTAGCGTCTATTGGCTAG
- a CDS encoding indolepyruvate oxidoreductase subunit beta family protein, protein MTTTRFMIAALGGEGGGVLTNWIVGAAAAAGLKAQATSVPGVAQRTGATTYYIEVADEADSQGDPIFALMPVSGDVDVVVASELLEAVRMAERGYVAGDRTFLLASTHRVLTTNEKLTRGDGRADAAALMRAAEKGSRDRFLFDAAAIARAAGSPINAVLLGAVAALELLPIPREALRGAIEAGGIAVARNLKGFDAGYATAKGTTPEIAKTDAGAALPAPAVARSLDARIASMPEEARDVIRIGVARLVDYQNAAYANLYLSRLERFSDDPVLMREVARHLAVRMSFEDIIRVAQLKIRASRLERVRNDIRAEPGQPIELIDFFKPGIPELADMLPPHGAAPCLPGRTARASGTRRISA, encoded by the coding sequence ATGACCACCACCCGATTCATGATCGCGGCGCTCGGCGGCGAAGGCGGCGGCGTACTCACCAACTGGATCGTCGGCGCCGCGGCGGCCGCGGGCCTGAAGGCGCAGGCCACCTCGGTGCCTGGCGTCGCCCAGCGGACCGGAGCCACCACCTACTACATCGAGGTGGCGGACGAGGCCGACAGTCAGGGCGATCCGATCTTCGCCTTGATGCCGGTTTCCGGCGATGTCGACGTGGTCGTCGCCAGTGAGCTGCTGGAGGCCGTGCGCATGGCCGAGCGCGGCTATGTGGCGGGCGACCGCACCTTTCTGCTGGCCTCCACCCACCGGGTGCTGACCACCAACGAGAAACTGACGCGCGGCGATGGCCGGGCCGATGCCGCCGCTCTCATGCGGGCGGCGGAAAAGGGCTCGCGCGATCGCTTCCTGTTCGACGCGGCCGCCATTGCGCGCGCCGCGGGAAGTCCGATCAACGCGGTGCTGCTGGGCGCGGTGGCGGCGCTCGAGCTGCTGCCGATCCCGCGCGAGGCCCTGCGCGGGGCCATCGAGGCGGGCGGCATCGCCGTGGCGCGCAACCTCAAGGGATTTGACGCGGGCTACGCCACCGCCAAGGGCACGACACCCGAAATTGCCAAAACGGATGCAGGCGCGGCGCTGCCGGCGCCCGCCGTCGCCCGTTCCCTTGATGCGCGAATCGCCTCCATGCCGGAAGAGGCGCGAGACGTGATTCGCATCGGCGTTGCCCGTCTCGTCGATTATCAGAACGCCGCCTACGCGAATCTGTATCTGTCGCGGCTCGAGCGGTTTTCCGACGACCCGGTGCTGATGCGTGAAGTCGCCCGGCACCTCGCCGTACGCATGTCGTTCGAGGATATCATCCGCGTCGCGCAACTGAAGATCCGCGCCAGCCGGCTGGAGCGGGTGCGCAACGACATCCGCGCCGAACCCGGCCAGCCGATCGAGCTGATCGACTTCTTCAAGCCCGGCATCCCGGAGCTGGCCGACATGCTGCCCCCTCATGGGGCCGCGCCCTGCTTGCCTGGGCGGACCGCAAGGGCATCCGGGACACGGCGCATTTCGGCATGA
- a CDS encoding ABC transporter ATP-binding protein, which yields MLEVRNLSKHFGGIRAVDNCTFSVEEGSITALIGPNGAGKTTAFNCISKTLTPTSGEVWLGGKRIDTLKTHQVTHRGLSRTFQITRNLEDLSVLENLVVQSKTSGIRSLFGPAISAAERDKAMEILEFLGITRLAHEETSNLSYGQKKLMDFGALLMSDPKIILLDEPAGGVNPRLLREIVDHIRKLNERGLTVLIVEHNMELVMSLSHKVVVMAHGQVIAEGTPEAVQSDPAVLEAYLGGGHADQHAAAATMEAAHV from the coding sequence ATGCTCGAAGTGCGTAACCTCTCCAAGCACTTCGGCGGAATTCGTGCCGTCGACAACTGCACTTTTTCGGTCGAGGAAGGTTCCATCACCGCGCTGATCGGCCCCAATGGGGCCGGCAAGACCACCGCCTTCAATTGCATCTCCAAGACACTCACGCCGACGAGCGGCGAGGTCTGGCTGGGCGGCAAGCGCATCGACACACTCAAGACCCATCAGGTCACCCACCGCGGATTGAGCCGCACGTTCCAGATCACCCGCAATCTCGAGGATCTGAGCGTGCTGGAAAATCTCGTCGTGCAGAGCAAGACCTCGGGAATCCGGTCCCTGTTCGGGCCCGCCATCTCGGCGGCGGAGCGCGACAAGGCGATGGAGATCCTGGAGTTCCTCGGCATCACCCGGCTGGCGCACGAGGAGACTTCCAACCTCTCCTACGGCCAGAAGAAGCTGATGGATTTCGGCGCCCTGCTGATGTCCGATCCGAAAATCATCCTGCTCGACGAGCCCGCCGGCGGCGTCAACCCGCGCCTGCTGCGCGAGATCGTCGACCACATCCGCAAGCTCAACGAACGCGGCCTGACGGTGCTGATCGTCGAGCACAACATGGAGCTGGTGATGAGCCTGTCGCACAAGGTCGTGGTGATGGCGCACGGCCAGGTGATCGCGGAAGGCACGCCCGAGGCTGTTCAGTCCGACCCGGCCGTGCTTGAGGCCTATCTCGGCGGCGGGCATGCGGACCAGCACGCCGCGGCGGCGACCATGGAGGCGGCCCATGTCTGA
- a CDS encoding LysE family translocator has product MPDLATLAIFAGASVLCALEPGPNFLLLASETLRGDRLSGWKTAFGLHLGAWPHIALAAFGLSVVVQVVPEVLTALKWAAAAWLLWLAYRTVATGDDARAGTETLRNMGATRRGFALVLFNPRTSVFFAGFPLLFVSRDGAFAPQTQILLLGAVTNMIFLAVDLAFVAIVAKAGSLDALKASRRRWFRWIGGGLLAGLAVKLVVERD; this is encoded by the coding sequence ATGCCGGATCTCGCCACTTTAGCCATTTTCGCCGGCGCCTCTGTGCTGTGCGCGCTCGAGCCAGGGCCGAACTTCCTGCTCCTGGCCAGTGAAACCTTGCGCGGCGACCGGCTCAGTGGCTGGAAGACCGCTTTTGGGCTGCACCTGGGCGCTTGGCCGCATATTGCGCTGGCGGCATTCGGGCTGAGTGTGGTGGTGCAGGTCGTCCCCGAGGTGCTGACCGCACTCAAATGGGCGGCGGCGGCCTGGCTGCTGTGGCTGGCCTATCGCACGGTCGCGACGGGCGATGACGCGCGTGCAGGCACCGAGACGCTGCGTAACATGGGTGCCACGCGGCGCGGCTTCGCGCTGGTGCTGTTCAATCCGCGCACGTCCGTGTTCTTCGCCGGTTTCCCTCTCCTGTTCGTGTCCCGCGACGGCGCCTTCGCGCCTCAGACGCAGATCCTGCTGCTCGGTGCGGTGACGAACATGATTTTCCTGGCCGTCGATCTCGCCTTCGTGGCGATTGTCGCCAAGGCGGGCTCACTCGACGCCCTGAAGGCCTCCCGGCGCCGGTGGTTCCGGTGGATCGGCGGCGGGCTGCTCGCCGGTCTGGCTGTGAAACTGGTCGTCGAGCGGGACTGA
- a CDS encoding ABC transporter ATP-binding protein: protein MSEQAKADVPLLEVTNVTAGYGRGPAILNGANLTVAPGQVQCIIGPNGAGKSTLLKAIVGMLPLRTGEIRFKGERIDGLRPDEVLRKGICFVPQERALFPKMTVRENLRMGGYVLEDKAQLEERIESVLEQFPILRERAHQHAGTMSGGQQQMLAMARTLIIEPQIVMLDEPSLGLAPQIVEQMFAIMHMLRDRGMTVILVEQNAIVGLKNSDWGTVLDLGTTLFEGPARQVLDDPRIQELYLGKSAAAA, encoded by the coding sequence ATGTCTGAGCAGGCCAAGGCGGACGTGCCCCTTCTGGAAGTCACCAATGTCACCGCCGGCTACGGCCGCGGCCCGGCCATCCTCAACGGCGCCAACCTGACCGTGGCGCCGGGCCAGGTGCAATGCATCATCGGGCCCAACGGCGCGGGCAAGTCGACGCTGCTCAAGGCCATCGTCGGCATGCTGCCGCTGCGCACCGGCGAGATCCGGTTCAAGGGCGAACGCATCGACGGACTGCGCCCCGACGAGGTGCTGCGCAAGGGCATCTGCTTCGTGCCGCAGGAGCGCGCGCTGTTTCCGAAGATGACCGTGCGCGAGAACCTGCGCATGGGCGGCTATGTGCTGGAGGACAAGGCCCAGCTCGAGGAGCGCATCGAATCCGTGCTCGAGCAGTTCCCGATCCTGCGCGAACGCGCCCACCAGCACGCCGGCACCATGTCCGGCGGCCAGCAGCAGATGCTGGCGATGGCCCGCACGCTGATCATCGAGCCGCAGATCGTCATGCTCGACGAGCCCTCGCTGGGCCTCGCCCCGCAGATCGTCGAGCAGATGTTCGCGATCATGCACATGCTGCGCGATCGCGGCATGACGGTGATCCTGGTGGAGCAGAACGCCATCGTCGGGCTGAAGAATTCCGACTGGGGCACCGTGCTCGACCTGGGCACGACGTTGTTTGAGGGACCGGCGCGCCAGGTGCTCGACGACCCGCGCATCCAGGAACTCTATCTCGGCAAGTCCGCTGCGGCTGCCTGA
- a CDS encoding branched-chain amino acid ABC transporter permease, whose product MAMHMDVGGVIEARKKHDRQLTTGGETKRVIAFPIGLLIVLAALPALQVFGGYNYVVHLALYAMMYAAMASSWNILGGYTGYISLGHNVFFCIGGYFSGMILAFTGVSALITAPLAGIIAAIVGFGIGVITLRMRGPTFIISSIALLMVVRILFDNWDFVGGANGVNLPQFDIGVQWGKLPYYYAMLIVVSLTVYTSYRIKHSKFGLGLRAISQDEVKAESAGIDTRFYKVFAFAISAFFVGMAGAVWGEYITYIRPNIFLIILIAANMVLMSILGGKGTVAGPVIGAVLLIAFNEFFVANFGSSELNILGTGVIMVLALMYFPAGIIGTLAKAGKLPRFLNWD is encoded by the coding sequence ATGGCCATGCACATGGACGTCGGCGGGGTCATCGAAGCCCGCAAGAAACACGACAGGCAGCTGACCACCGGCGGCGAAACGAAACGCGTCATCGCGTTTCCGATCGGCCTTCTCATCGTCCTGGCCGCCCTGCCCGCGCTGCAGGTCTTCGGCGGCTACAATTACGTCGTCCATCTGGCGCTCTACGCCATGATGTACGCGGCGATGGCCTCGAGCTGGAACATTCTGGGTGGCTACACGGGCTACATATCGCTCGGCCACAACGTGTTCTTCTGCATCGGAGGCTATTTTTCCGGAATGATCCTCGCCTTCACCGGGGTGAGCGCGCTGATCACCGCGCCGCTGGCGGGCATCATCGCCGCCATCGTCGGCTTCGGCATCGGCGTCATCACGCTGCGCATGCGCGGGCCCACCTTCATCATCTCCTCGATCGCGCTGCTGATGGTGGTGCGGATCCTGTTCGACAACTGGGATTTCGTCGGCGGCGCCAACGGCGTGAACCTGCCGCAGTTCGACATCGGCGTGCAGTGGGGCAAGCTGCCCTACTACTACGCCATGCTGATCGTCGTCTCGCTCACGGTCTACACCTCCTACCGCATCAAGCATTCCAAGTTCGGCCTGGGCCTGCGGGCCATCTCGCAGGACGAGGTGAAGGCGGAAAGCGCCGGCATCGACACCCGGTTCTACAAGGTCTTCGCCTTCGCCATCTCCGCCTTCTTTGTCGGCATGGCCGGCGCGGTGTGGGGCGAATACATCACCTACATCCGTCCGAACATTTTCCTGATCATCCTGATCGCCGCCAACATGGTCTTGATGAGCATTCTCGGCGGCAAGGGAACCGTCGCGGGACCGGTGATCGGCGCGGTGCTGCTGATCGCCTTCAACGAGTTCTTCGTCGCCAACTTCGGCTCCAGCGAGCTGAACATCCTGGGCACCGGCGTGATCATGGTGCTGGCGCTGATGTATTTCCCCGCCGGGATCATCGGCACCCTGGCGAAAGCGGGGAAACTGCCCCGCTTCCTCAACTGGGACTAG
- a CDS encoding IclR family transcriptional regulator: MAVQHNNSVARAFAILDLFTENRPHLTARDVAHELDLNNVTAHRFLHSLESVGALVPVSRGTYRLGHLFVDLARRVTSHKVLADAVQPVLDWIVETINEGTMAAIFETNSVVCLATSLPRRHLFVDVRPGMRLEPYCTSHGKVWLASLDDKTLDKVLAEMPFVAMTERTITRRETLERELQAVRAQGYAVNDGEREEGLRTVAIPVRGRDGALVTSLSVYGPTSRMTNEAITEAKTVLFQAARRLDQALYGHSKQSHT, from the coding sequence ATGGCGGTACAGCACAACAACTCGGTCGCCCGCGCCTTCGCGATCCTCGATCTGTTCACCGAGAACAGGCCGCATCTCACGGCGCGCGACGTGGCGCACGAACTGGATCTCAACAACGTCACGGCCCACCGCTTCCTGCATTCGCTGGAATCCGTCGGCGCCCTGGTCCCGGTCTCGCGCGGCACCTACCGGCTGGGTCATTTGTTCGTCGATCTCGCCCGCCGCGTGACCTCGCACAAGGTGCTGGCCGACGCCGTGCAGCCGGTGCTCGACTGGATCGTCGAGACGATCAACGAAGGCACCATGGCGGCGATCTTCGAGACCAATTCCGTTGTCTGTCTGGCGACCTCGCTGCCGCGCCGCCACCTGTTCGTCGACGTCCGCCCCGGCATGCGGCTGGAGCCCTATTGCACCTCGCACGGCAAGGTGTGGCTCGCCAGCCTCGACGACAAGACGCTCGACAAGGTGCTGGCGGAGATGCCTTTCGTGGCGATGACCGAGCGCACGATCACCCGGCGCGAAACGCTCGAGCGCGAGCTGCAGGCGGTGCGCGCCCAGGGCTACGCGGTCAACGACGGGGAGCGCGAGGAAGGCCTGCGCACCGTGGCGATCCCCGTGCGCGGGCGCGATGGCGCGCTCGTCACCAGCCTTTCCGTCTACGGGCCGACCTCGCGCATGACGAACGAAGCCATTACCGAGGCGAAGACCGTCCTGTTCCAGGCCGCCAGGCGGCTCGACCAGGCGCTCTACGGCCACAGCAAGCAAAGTCACACCTGA